In Bos indicus x Bos taurus breed Angus x Brahman F1 hybrid chromosome 1, Bos_hybrid_MaternalHap_v2.0, whole genome shotgun sequence, a single window of DNA contains:
- the ZMAT3 gene encoding zinc finger matrin-type protein 3 isoform X2, with protein MILLQHAGLPPPKRPSSSPPMSVAARSTGALQLPPQKPFGQEASLPLAGEEEPPKGGEQDTALEELCKPLYCKLCNVTLNSAQQAQAHYQGKNHGKKLRNYYAANSCPPPARMSNAVEAVAAPAVSVPPQMGSFKPGGRVILATENDYCKLCDASFSSPAVAQAHYQGKNHAKRLRLAEAQSNSFSDSSEVGQRRTRKEGNEYKMMPNRRNMYAVQNNSGPYFNPRSRQRIPRDLAMCVTPSGQFYCSMCNVGAGEEVEFRQHLESKQHKSKVSEQRYRNEMENLGYV; from the exons ATGATCCTCTTGCAACACGCCGGGCTTCCTCCGCCTAAGCGGCCCTCATCCTCTCCTCCTATGTCAGTGGCCGCCAGGTCTACAGGAGCCTTGCAGCTTCCACCGCAGAAGCCTTTTGGGCAGGAGGCTTCCTTGCCTTTGGCTGGAGAAGAAGAGCCACCTAAGGGAGGGGAACAAGACACTGCCCTGGAGGAGCTATGTAAGCCCCTGTACTGCAAGCTCTGCAATGTCACCTTGAACTCAGCGCAGCAAGCCCAGGCTCATTATCAg GGTAAAAATCATGGTAAGAAACTTCGAAATTACTATGCAGCCAATAGCTGTCCTCCTCCTGCCAGAATGAGCAATGCAGTGGAAGCTGTGGCTGCTCCAGCTGTTTCAGTCCCTCCGCAG ATGGGCTCCTTTAAGCCAGGAGGCAGAGTGATCCTGGCCACAGAAAACGATTACTGTAAGCTCTGTGATGCCTCCTTCAGTTCTCCGGCTGTGGCCCAGGCTCACTATCAAGGCAAGAATCATGCCAAGAGGCTGCGGCTGGCGGAAGCTCAGAGTAACTCATTCTC AGACTCCTCAGAGGTCGGTCAACGGCGGACCCGAAAAGAAGGGAATGAATATAAGATGATGCCTAATaggagaaatatgtatgcagtaCAGAATAATTCAG GTCCTTACTTCAATCCCCGCTCTCGGCAGAGAATTCCACGTGATCTGGCCATGTGTGTTACTCCAAGCGGCCAGTTTTACTGCTCCATGTGTAATGTCGGGGCTGGCGAAGAGGTGGAATTCCGGCAGCATTTAGAGAGCAAGCAACATAAAAGCAAGGTGTCTGAACAGCGGTACAGGAATGAGATGGAGAATCTGGGCTACGTATAG
- the ZMAT3 gene encoding zinc finger matrin-type protein 3 isoform X1: protein MILLQHAGLPPPKRPSSSPPMSVAARSTGALQLPPQKPFGQEASLPLAGEEEPPKGGEQDTALEELCKPLYCKLCNVTLNSAQQAQAHYQGKNHGKKLRNYYAANSCPPPARMSNAVEAVAAPAVSVPPQMGSFKPGGRVILATENDYCKLCDASFSSPAVAQAHYQGKNHAKRLRLAEAQSNSFSDSSEVGQRRTRKEGNEYKMMPNRRNMYAVQNNSAGPYFNPRSRQRIPRDLAMCVTPSGQFYCSMCNVGAGEEVEFRQHLESKQHKSKVSEQRYRNEMENLGYV, encoded by the exons ATGATCCTCTTGCAACACGCCGGGCTTCCTCCGCCTAAGCGGCCCTCATCCTCTCCTCCTATGTCAGTGGCCGCCAGGTCTACAGGAGCCTTGCAGCTTCCACCGCAGAAGCCTTTTGGGCAGGAGGCTTCCTTGCCTTTGGCTGGAGAAGAAGAGCCACCTAAGGGAGGGGAACAAGACACTGCCCTGGAGGAGCTATGTAAGCCCCTGTACTGCAAGCTCTGCAATGTCACCTTGAACTCAGCGCAGCAAGCCCAGGCTCATTATCAg GGTAAAAATCATGGTAAGAAACTTCGAAATTACTATGCAGCCAATAGCTGTCCTCCTCCTGCCAGAATGAGCAATGCAGTGGAAGCTGTGGCTGCTCCAGCTGTTTCAGTCCCTCCGCAG ATGGGCTCCTTTAAGCCAGGAGGCAGAGTGATCCTGGCCACAGAAAACGATTACTGTAAGCTCTGTGATGCCTCCTTCAGTTCTCCGGCTGTGGCCCAGGCTCACTATCAAGGCAAGAATCATGCCAAGAGGCTGCGGCTGGCGGAAGCTCAGAGTAACTCATTCTC AGACTCCTCAGAGGTCGGTCAACGGCGGACCCGAAAAGAAGGGAATGAATATAAGATGATGCCTAATaggagaaatatgtatgcagtaCAGAATAATTCAG CAGGTCCTTACTTCAATCCCCGCTCTCGGCAGAGAATTCCACGTGATCTGGCCATGTGTGTTACTCCAAGCGGCCAGTTTTACTGCTCCATGTGTAATGTCGGGGCTGGCGAAGAGGTGGAATTCCGGCAGCATTTAGAGAGCAAGCAACATAAAAGCAAGGTGTCTGAACAGCGGTACAGGAATGAGATGGAGAATCTGGGCTACGTATAG